The genomic DNA CCCCTCGATCCCGCTCGTGATGTAGGCCTTGGAGCCGACCCGCCGCAGACCATACTTCTGCCCCGCCTCGGGGATCGCCTGGCGCACCACCTCGCGATCCTCCCACGGCCCGAAAAGCTCGGCGCCCGGCACCCCAGCCATCCCGTGACGCAGGAAGAACACCCGGCGCCCGGCGATCGTCGTCTCACCGATGCGGAAGTACTTCACCTCGGGCAGCGGCCCACCGTTGAGCTCCTCGAGGAGCGGGAGCGCCTGCGGCCCCTGCACCTCGAACCGGTAGACCGTCCGCGGCCGGTTGGGGTCAACGACCGACCAGGCGTCCTTTTCGACCGTGACGTCGTAGCCGCCCGTCTCGGCATGGAACTGCACCCAGTTGTTGATGCCGGGCCGCGACACCAGCTTGAGCCGACCGTCCGGCAGATAGAACAGAATACCGTCACCGATAACGTACCCTTCGGGGCTGACAGCGACCAGCTGCTTCGCCTGCCCCGGCTGGAAGTTCTTGAACGAGTTAACACCGACCCGTTCGAGCAAGGCGATCGCATCCGGCCCGCTGAGGTAGAGATTGGTCATGTGGTAGGACTGGTCGAACAGCGCAACCGTCTCGCGCCAGCTGTGCTGTTCGTCCCGCCAGTTGGTGAATTCCGGCGGCAAATCCGGAAACGTTCCGAGCAGCGTCAGCGGCTGGTTATAGAGGTGATCGACGATGCTCGGCACGCGCTTGAGCAATGCCTGGAGGCTCGACACGGCCTGCTGCGTCATCGACTTCTCTCCGTTTCACGACTCGATAACCCCCACAGAATCCACGGGGGACACCGAGCCACGAGCCCCGCAGAGTCCTTCAGTCTTCAAGTTATCGACCATTCACCGTTCGGTCAAGGCAAGTGTTCCGATATCCCGAACACGAGACTCCTGTGGCACCGCGAGACTGGTTCCCGGCCCGATTCCCGTTCCTCATGCTGCTCCGGGACGAAGATGACGATCGGTGCGTCAGCCGTCATCGTTCGCGGAGGAAGCCCCGCGCCGGTCGGCAGAGGTAGCTCCGTGCATCATTGGGATCACCGCCCTGGTAGACCGGCCAGTTCGGATACCGGCAGGCCGGGAGGGTGCGAGCGACCGGCTCCGTCTGGGAGAGCACGAGGTCTTCCGCCGGCGGGATGCCCTGCTCGACCCACTGCGCGAGGACCGTCAACCAGTCGGCCCGGCTGGGCGCGTTGCCGCCACCGTGATTGGCACCCGGCACGACGTAGAGCCGTGCGAACGCATCGACCGTCTCGGCCCCCAGCGTTTCGACGACCCGCTGGAGATACTCGATCCCCGCATACGGGCTCTGTGCGTAATCCGCCATGTATTCGACGAGGATCAGCTTGCCACCACGCGTGGCGAAGCGAGAGAGATCCGGGTCGGTCGAATCGACGATGTGGGAGACCTCCACGATCCGCTCGCGCCAGCGCAGATCGTTGGGATCGAATTCGTATGTCTGAAACGTCGGATCGCGGACGATGGCATAGCGCACGAACTGTGCACCGAAGTTGACGATGATCGAACCACCAGGATCCACCCCTTCGGGCTGTACTGGCGGCGGTGGCGCCGGCCCCATGACCCAGATATCCCATCCACCCGGCAGGTCCTCGTTGCCGACTGGCCATCCCGGATAGGACCGGACACCGTTCGCCAGCGGATACTCGAGCTCCAGCCGCGAACGGAAGAGCCGCACCGCTGCCAGCTGGGCATCGGTGAGGCACCCGTCCCGACGATCACCGGTGCAGCGGAGCGCGGCCGGGTCGAAGGTGCACGCCGCGTAGTCGATGAGGAGGCCGTCCAGTACCGCGTCCGGCCCACCACAGGCCGCGCGTTGCGCCTGCGCGAGCAGATGGATCCGCTCACGATCCATCCAGCCGCCATCGCGCAAGGCGCGGCCCATGCGGTTGCCAGCCAGCTGCAGCAGGGTGAAGTTGACGACCGGTACGATGCTCAAGACACCGTCGTAGTCGTCGGGAAAGCGCTGAGCGACCGTGAGTGCCTCGCGCCCGCCTTGCGAGAGCCCGGTGAAATACACCCGCTCCGGTGCCGCACCGTAGAAGGTGCACAGCAGCGTCACCGCAACGTCGTGGGTCTTCTTGAGCGCAGCGTACCCGAAATTCTCCAGCGCCTCGTCGTTGAGCGCGAACGCAGCGTTCATCCCTACGTGACCGGAGTCGCTCGCGAACGTCGCGTAGCCACGTGCCAGCGGTACCGGCACATCCGGCAACGATCCGGGCACTGGATCGGTTCCCGTCGGCACGAACCCGTTGTATCCGCCTCCCCCAAAGTGGAGAGCGCGCCCGTTCCACCTCGCTGGGAGGTTGACACGGAACCGGAT from Thermomicrobium sp. 4228-Ro includes the following:
- a CDS encoding aminomethyl transferase family protein: MTQQAVSSLQALLKRVPSIVDHLYNQPLTLLGTFPDLPPEFTNWRDEQHSWRETVALFDQSYHMTNLYLSGPDAIALLERVGVNSFKNFQPGQAKQLVAVSPEGYVIGDGILFYLPDGRLKLVSRPGINNWVQFHAETGGYDVTVEKDAWSVVDPNRPRTVYRFEVQGPQALPLLEELNGGPLPEVKYFRIGETTIAGRRVFFLRHGMAGVPGAELFGPWEDREVVRQAIPEAGQKYGLRRVGSKAYITSGIEGVGWIPSPVPAIYTSPELRAYREWLPATSEEAIGSIGGSFYSPNIEDYYFTPWDLGYGHLVKFDHDFIGRAALERMANEPHRVKVTLVWDGEDVTQAIRTMFTEPPGRRAKFIDWPLPRYALWQYDTVLNEHGERIGVSTTCGYSANFGAILSLAVVDPAYSQPGTRVTLLWGEPNGGSQKPLVERHVQVPIRATVAPVPFADHARQYLLAARGH
- a CDS encoding tannase/feruloyl esterase family alpha/beta hydrolase; this encodes MGEAGPERRCAALAGLSIPAPAIALPTRGARVEQAEFVPSDGRLPAYCRVEGVIEPVDATAPPIRFRVNLPARWNGRALHFGGGGYNGFVPTGTDPVPGSLPDVPVPLARGYATFASDSGHVGMNAAFALNDEALENFGYAALKKTHDVAVTLLCTFYGAAPERVYFTGLSQGGREALTVAQRFPDDYDGVLSIVPVVNFTLLQLAGNRMGRALRDGGWMDRERIHLLAQAQRAACGGPDAVLDGLLIDYAACTFDPAALRCTGDRRDGCLTDAQLAAVRLFRSRLELEYPLANGVRSYPGWPVGNEDLPGGWDIWVMGPAPPPPVQPEGVDPGGSIIVNFGAQFVRYAIVRDPTFQTYEFDPNDLRWRERIVEVSHIVDSTDPDLSRFATRGGKLILVEYMADYAQSPYAGIEYLQRVVETLGAETVDAFARLYVVPGANHGGGNAPSRADWLTVLAQWVEQGIPPAEDLVLSQTEPVARTLPACRYPNWPVYQGGDPNDARSYLCRPARGFLRER